One window of the Peromyscus leucopus breed LL Stock chromosome 17, UCI_PerLeu_2.1, whole genome shotgun sequence genome contains the following:
- the Ubxn8 gene encoding UBX domain-containing protein 8 isoform X3, with protein sequence MASRGVVGIFLLSALPLLCLELRRGIPSLGIKDLVLLSGRIFLLLALLTLVISVATSWINSFKPPPQVHRKEGEEENEKRQRLARKKQQEAQGEQASRYIQNVLKPQQEMKLKKLEERFYQMTGETWKLTTGHRLEVPDLPEEPSETAAEVVTVALRCPSGRVLRRRFFKSWNSQVLFDWMMKIGYHKSLYSLSTSFPRRPLEAEGGLSLEDIGITVDTVLNVEEKEQSSQ encoded by the exons ATGGCGTCTCGTGGCGTCGTGGGCATTTTCTTGCTCTCCGCTCTCCCTCTGTTGTGTCTGGAGCTCCGGCGCGGGATTCCGAGTCTCG gAATTAAAGATCTCGTTTTGTTGAGTGGCCGGATATTCCTGCTGCTTGCCCTGCTGACGTTAGTCATTTCTGTGGCCACCTCCTGGATCAACTCATTTAAGCCGCCTCCCCAAGTTCACCGGAAAG aaggagaagaagagaatgagaaaagacaaAGACTGGCGAGGAAGAAGCAGCAGGAGGCCCAGGGTGAGCAG GCCAGCAGATATATACAGAATGTTTTAAAACCTCAGCaggaaatgaaattgaaaaaactAGAAGAACGCTTTTATCAAATGACGGGTGAAACCTGGAAATTAACTACTGGCCACAGACTTGAG GTTCCTGATTTACCTGAAGAACCCTCAGAAACAGCTGCAGAG GTAGTTACTGTTGCCCTTCGCTGCCCAAGTGGTCGAGTTTTGAGGAGGAGATTTTTCAAGTCTTGGAATTCACAG GTCTTATTTGACTGGATGATGAAAATTGGGTACCACAAATCCCTATACAGCCTTTCCACTTCCTTTCCCAGAAGGCCTCTGGAAGCGGAGGGAGGCTTGTCACTGGAGGACATAGGAATAACTGTGGACACTGTACTTAatgtggaagagaaagaacagagcagCCAGTAA
- the Ubxn8 gene encoding UBX domain-containing protein 8 isoform X2, translating into MQSPSPLLPEGLVGIKDLVLLSGRIFLLLALLTLVISVATSWINSFKPPPQVHRKEGEEENEKRQRLARKKQQEAQGEQASRYIQNVLKPQQEMKLKKLEERFYQMTGETWKLTTGHRLEGDEDSVLENLSQVSLETANREAARRRNLPKLLTEISAPAQQPAKKEVPDLPEEPSETAAEVVTVALRCPSGRVLRRRFFKSWNSQVLFDWMMKIGYHKSLYSLSTSFPRRPLEAEGGLSLEDIGITVDTVLNVEEKEQSSQ; encoded by the exons ATGCAGTCTCCATCTCCACTGCTGCCGGAAGGACTTGTAG gAATTAAAGATCTCGTTTTGTTGAGTGGCCGGATATTCCTGCTGCTTGCCCTGCTGACGTTAGTCATTTCTGTGGCCACCTCCTGGATCAACTCATTTAAGCCGCCTCCCCAAGTTCACCGGAAAG aaggagaagaagagaatgagaaaagacaaAGACTGGCGAGGAAGAAGCAGCAGGAGGCCCAGGGTGAGCAG GCCAGCAGATATATACAGAATGTTTTAAAACCTCAGCaggaaatgaaattgaaaaaactAGAAGAACGCTTTTATCAAATGACGGGTGAAACCTGGAAATTAACTACTGGCCACAGACTTGAG GGAGACGAAGATTCGGTGCTTGAAAATTTGAGTCAGGTGTCTTTGGAAACAGCAAACAGAGAAGCAGCAAGAAGACGCAACTTGCCCAAGCTTTTAACTGAGATCTCAGCACCTGCTCAGCAGCCCGCCAAGAAGGAG GTTCCTGATTTACCTGAAGAACCCTCAGAAACAGCTGCAGAG GTAGTTACTGTTGCCCTTCGCTGCCCAAGTGGTCGAGTTTTGAGGAGGAGATTTTTCAAGTCTTGGAATTCACAG GTCTTATTTGACTGGATGATGAAAATTGGGTACCACAAATCCCTATACAGCCTTTCCACTTCCTTTCCCAGAAGGCCTCTGGAAGCGGAGGGAGGCTTGTCACTGGAGGACATAGGAATAACTGTGGACACTGTACTTAatgtggaagagaaagaacagagcagCCAGTAA
- the Ubxn8 gene encoding UBX domain-containing protein 8 isoform X1, translating to MASRGVVGIFLLSALPLLCLELRRGIPSLGIKDLVLLSGRIFLLLALLTLVISVATSWINSFKPPPQVHRKEGEEENEKRQRLARKKQQEAQGEQASRYIQNVLKPQQEMKLKKLEERFYQMTGETWKLTTGHRLEGDEDSVLENLSQVSLETANREAARRRNLPKLLTEISAPAQQPAKKEVPDLPEEPSETAAEVVTVALRCPSGRVLRRRFFKSWNSQVLFDWMMKIGYHKSLYSLSTSFPRRPLEAEGGLSLEDIGITVDTVLNVEEKEQSSQ from the exons ATGGCGTCTCGTGGCGTCGTGGGCATTTTCTTGCTCTCCGCTCTCCCTCTGTTGTGTCTGGAGCTCCGGCGCGGGATTCCGAGTCTCG gAATTAAAGATCTCGTTTTGTTGAGTGGCCGGATATTCCTGCTGCTTGCCCTGCTGACGTTAGTCATTTCTGTGGCCACCTCCTGGATCAACTCATTTAAGCCGCCTCCCCAAGTTCACCGGAAAG aaggagaagaagagaatgagaaaagacaaAGACTGGCGAGGAAGAAGCAGCAGGAGGCCCAGGGTGAGCAG GCCAGCAGATATATACAGAATGTTTTAAAACCTCAGCaggaaatgaaattgaaaaaactAGAAGAACGCTTTTATCAAATGACGGGTGAAACCTGGAAATTAACTACTGGCCACAGACTTGAG GGAGACGAAGATTCGGTGCTTGAAAATTTGAGTCAGGTGTCTTTGGAAACAGCAAACAGAGAAGCAGCAAGAAGACGCAACTTGCCCAAGCTTTTAACTGAGATCTCAGCACCTGCTCAGCAGCCCGCCAAGAAGGAG GTTCCTGATTTACCTGAAGAACCCTCAGAAACAGCTGCAGAG GTAGTTACTGTTGCCCTTCGCTGCCCAAGTGGTCGAGTTTTGAGGAGGAGATTTTTCAAGTCTTGGAATTCACAG GTCTTATTTGACTGGATGATGAAAATTGGGTACCACAAATCCCTATACAGCCTTTCCACTTCCTTTCCCAGAAGGCCTCTGGAAGCGGAGGGAGGCTTGTCACTGGAGGACATAGGAATAACTGTGGACACTGTACTTAatgtggaagagaaagaacagagcagCCAGTAA